The Terriglobales bacterium genome contains the following window.
TACGCCGCGGTCGGCGCGGTCGCGAAGGAGGGGGTGATTCTCGCCAGCAACACCTCGTCGCTGACCGTCACCCAGCTCGCCATGTCCAGCCGGCGGCCGGACCGCTTCGTCGGCCTCCACTTCTTCAACCCGGTGCCGGTGATGAAGCTGGTCGAGGTCGTCCGCACGCTGCTGACCGACGAGGCGGCGCTCGCCGAAGTCACCGCGTTCTGCAAGGCGATCGGCAAGGAGCCGGTGCAGGCCCGCGACAATTCGGGCTTCATCGTCAACCGGTTGCTGGTGCCCTACCTGCTCGACGCCATCCGGGCGCACGAGGAGGGGGTCGGCTCGGTCGAGGACATCGACAAGGGGATGCAGCT
Protein-coding sequences here:
- a CDS encoding 3-hydroxyacyl-CoA dehydrogenase family protein yields the protein YAAVGAVAKEGVILASNTSSLTVTQLAMSSRRPDRFVGLHFFNPVPVMKLVEVVRTLLTDEAALAEVTAFCKAIGKEPVQARDNSGFIVNRLLVPYLLDAIRAHEEGVGSVEDIDKGMQLGCGYPMGPFTLLDFVGLDTTYYITHVMFDEFKERRFASPSLLRRLVLAGWYGKKSGKGFYDWSNPEKPVPQDAALKGMQ